A region of Mesorhizobium sp. M3A.F.Ca.ET.080.04.2.1 DNA encodes the following proteins:
- a CDS encoding C45 family peptidase, whose protein sequence is MSHDDCRLLSFIEVSGSPYDVGATLGRFGRAALHDHFRQSAAWQELVSRRFDTRIGMMATIVRDRFPRYWAELRGLAAGLELPFEDVFLWNCRGDIWAMAPDGCTTVQLPGSPHVIGHNEDGAPDFAGHCALAHVASEGGNHFTAFVYPGSLPGHTFGVTSTGLVQAVNNIRPLAAGAGTPRMVLARAMLDASNLDAALAVLRSAPRAGAFHLTLGQAGDERLLSVEFTAQVLSVDRVDVPRVHSNHLIHADSGRVSQIVTGSSGVRQRRGELLLDQPLQSDPQTRALGILWDAADPELPIHRTDPDDSDIENTLATAVICIGADKVEWSVYDAPHEAARFDMRDGLVPVAA, encoded by the coding sequence ATGTCGCATGATGATTGCCGCCTGCTTTCCTTCATCGAGGTCTCGGGCTCGCCATATGATGTCGGAGCAACCCTGGGGCGTTTCGGCCGCGCGGCCCTGCACGATCATTTCCGCCAATCTGCCGCATGGCAGGAGCTGGTTTCTCGCCGCTTCGATACCCGCATCGGCATGATGGCAACGATCGTGCGGGACCGGTTTCCGCGATACTGGGCCGAATTGCGGGGCCTGGCCGCCGGTCTGGAATTGCCCTTCGAGGACGTTTTCCTGTGGAACTGTCGCGGCGATATCTGGGCGATGGCGCCGGACGGCTGCACCACCGTGCAATTGCCGGGTTCGCCGCACGTCATCGGCCATAATGAGGATGGCGCTCCCGACTTTGCCGGTCACTGCGCGCTGGCGCATGTGGCTTCCGAGGGCGGCAATCACTTCACAGCCTTCGTCTATCCCGGCTCGCTGCCCGGCCACACGTTTGGCGTCACGTCGACGGGCCTGGTCCAGGCCGTCAACAACATCAGGCCGCTGGCCGCCGGCGCCGGCACGCCGCGTATGGTGCTCGCGCGCGCGATGCTTGATGCATCAAATCTTGACGCGGCGTTGGCCGTGCTCAGATCGGCGCCCCGCGCCGGCGCCTTTCACCTGACCCTGGGCCAGGCCGGAGACGAACGGCTCCTCAGCGTCGAGTTCACCGCCCAAGTCCTGTCGGTCGACCGTGTCGACGTGCCGCGGGTTCACTCGAACCACCTCATCCATGCCGACTCCGGACGCGTGTCGCAGATCGTCACAGGATCGTCCGGTGTCCGCCAGCGGCGTGGCGAACTGCTGCTCGATCAGCCGCTCCAGTCTGATCCGCAAACCCGCGCGCTTGGCATATTGTGGGACGCAGCCGACCCGGAGCTGCCGATTCACCGCACCGACCCGGACGACAGCGATATCGAGAACACCTTGGCGACCGCGGTCATCTGCATCGGGGCTGACAAGGTCGAATGGTCTGTCTACGATGCCCCGCATGAAGCAGCTCGCTTCGACATGCGCGACGGGTTGGTCCCTGTCGCCGCGTGA
- a CDS encoding MFS transporter, which yields MSSIRPLIPLLIAAGILLGGNGLQGTLIALRGAREGFSASDIGLMGTFYFAGFLLGCLAVTHILKAVGHVRTFSALAAIASVGTLLLVLVINPVMWCAIRFAGGFCFAGLFTVMEAWLNSGVGNKDRARVLAIYRMVDIGSVTSAQFLIPVFGAGGFAIFAVMSMMITLSLVPVSLGDRSNPAPPEEVKLDLPRVWRISPLGSIGCIAVGVTNSAFRTLSPVYAEEIGMSVADVVTFVSVGIFGGALIQYPLGYLSDRWDRRSVLLTTTCCAMLAALALAFVARSDPFLNFVIVFIFGSFAMPLYSLSAAHSNDRAGKGEFVLINAALMLFYSFGAIGGPIAASAVMQFFGPSALFIFSAAVYAILIIVILYRMQVRSGVPADNRSRFTALLRTSTLFGRLARRNGDPDAAG from the coding sequence ATGTCCTCTATCCGCCCGCTGATCCCTCTCCTCATTGCCGCAGGCATCCTGCTCGGCGGCAACGGACTGCAGGGCACGCTGATTGCATTGCGCGGCGCGCGGGAAGGCTTTTCCGCCTCCGACATCGGCCTGATGGGCACGTTCTACTTCGCCGGCTTCCTGCTCGGCTGCCTTGCGGTCACCCACATCCTCAAGGCCGTCGGCCATGTACGGACGTTCTCGGCACTCGCCGCGATCGCTTCGGTCGGCACGCTGCTCTTGGTGCTTGTTATCAACCCGGTGATGTGGTGCGCGATACGCTTTGCCGGCGGCTTCTGCTTCGCCGGCCTGTTCACCGTCATGGAGGCATGGCTCAATTCAGGCGTCGGCAACAAGGACCGTGCCCGGGTGCTCGCCATCTACCGCATGGTCGACATCGGCTCGGTGACCAGCGCGCAGTTCCTGATCCCGGTGTTCGGCGCCGGCGGCTTCGCCATCTTCGCCGTGATGTCGATGATGATCACCTTGTCGCTGGTGCCGGTCTCGCTTGGTGACCGCTCCAATCCGGCGCCGCCGGAAGAGGTCAAGCTCGACCTGCCGCGGGTGTGGCGGATCTCGCCGCTCGGCTCGATCGGCTGCATCGCCGTCGGAGTGACCAACAGCGCCTTCCGCACGCTGTCCCCGGTCTATGCCGAGGAGATCGGCATGTCGGTTGCCGACGTCGTGACCTTCGTCAGCGTCGGCATCTTTGGCGGGGCGCTTATCCAGTATCCGCTCGGCTATCTCTCCGACCGCTGGGACCGGCGCTCGGTGCTGCTGACGACAACATGCTGCGCCATGCTCGCGGCGCTGGCGCTGGCCTTCGTGGCGCGCAGCGACCCGTTCCTCAACTTCGTCATCGTCTTCATCTTCGGCAGCTTCGCCATGCCGCTTTACTCGCTGTCGGCGGCACATTCCAATGACCGCGCAGGCAAGGGTGAATTCGTGCTAATCAATGCGGCGCTGATGCTGTTCTATTCCTTCGGCGCCATCGGCGGGCCGATCGCGGCATCGGCGGTGATGCAATTCTTCGGGCCGAGCGCGCTCTTCATCTTCAGTGCAGCCGTCTACGCCATTCTCATCATCGTGATCCTCTACCGGATGCAGGTCCGATCCGGCGTTCCGGCCGACAATCGGAGCCGCTTCACCGCGCTTTTGCGAACCTCGACATTGTTCGGGCGACTGGCGCGCCGAAACGGCGATCCGGACGCAGCCGGCTAG
- the glnQ gene encoding glutamine ABC transporter ATP-binding protein GlnQ, protein MSIVEFRKVTKRFGHVTILDEVDLAIEPGEKIVLIGPSGSGKSTLLRCINALEEINGGDLVVDGISVKSGGRMVRLIRQEAGMVFQQFNLFPQMTALENVAFGPHRVRGETRQQARKQALEMLAKVGLADRAHHYPSELSGGQQQRVAIARALAVRPKLMLFDEPTSALDPELRHEVLRVMQALAEEGMTMIVVTHEMAFARKVGTRLIFMEGGKIAVDGEPRELLENPQNPRLKEFLQHVA, encoded by the coding sequence GTGAGCATCGTGGAATTCAGGAAGGTTACCAAGCGCTTCGGCCACGTCACGATCCTCGACGAAGTCGACCTGGCGATTGAACCTGGCGAGAAGATCGTTCTGATCGGTCCCTCCGGATCCGGCAAGTCGACGCTGCTTCGCTGCATCAACGCGCTTGAAGAGATCAACGGCGGAGATCTCGTCGTCGACGGCATCAGCGTCAAGTCCGGCGGCCGCATGGTTCGCCTGATCCGTCAGGAAGCCGGCATGGTCTTCCAGCAGTTCAATCTCTTTCCGCAGATGACGGCGCTCGAGAACGTCGCCTTCGGCCCGCACCGTGTGCGCGGTGAGACGCGGCAGCAGGCGCGCAAGCAAGCGCTGGAAATGCTGGCCAAGGTCGGGCTCGCCGATCGGGCGCATCACTATCCGAGTGAACTTTCCGGCGGCCAGCAGCAACGGGTCGCCATCGCCCGCGCGCTCGCCGTCAGGCCTAAGCTGATGCTGTTCGACGAGCCGACCTCGGCGCTCGATCCCGAGCTCCGGCATGAAGTGCTGCGCGTCATGCAGGCGCTCGCCGAAGAGGGCATGACGATGATTGTGGTCACCCACGAGATGGCCTTCGCCCGCAAGGTCGGCACCAGGCTGATTTTCATGGAAGGCGGCAAGATCGCCGTCGACGGCGAGCCGCGGGAGCTGCTCGAGAACCCGCAAAATCCTCGCTTGAAAGAGTTTCTGCAGCATGTCGCATGA
- a CDS encoding aspartate aminotransferase family protein gives MTHILHRQIHAKLPIASGGKGVELFDTDGRAYIDASGGAAVSCLGHGHPDILAAMHRQADRLAYAHTSFFTSDVAEALADRLVADAPAGISHCYFVSGGSEAVEAALKMARQYFVEIGEPQRRNIIARRQSYHGNTLGALATGGNEWRRAQFRPLLIDTHHIDPCFAYRFQEAGETDAEYAARAAQALEDKILELGPETIMAFVAETVVGATAGAVPPVADYLRRIREICDRHGVLLILDEVMCGMGRTGTLHACEQDGVVPDLMTIAKGLGGGYQPIGAVLLSRKIFDAFANGSGLFQHGHTYIGHPMACAAALAVREVIARDRLLENVRAMGHYLSRRLGERFSNHPNVGDVRGRGLFMGVELVEDRSTRQPFDPKRKLHARIKKAAMARGLLVYPMGGTIDGVNGDHVLLAPPFISGEQVIDAIVERLDDAIRDALRA, from the coding sequence ATGACCCACATCCTGCACCGCCAGATCCACGCCAAGCTGCCCATCGCCAGCGGCGGCAAGGGCGTCGAGCTCTTCGATACCGACGGGCGCGCCTATATCGATGCCTCGGGCGGAGCAGCGGTTTCGTGCCTCGGCCACGGTCATCCCGATATCCTCGCCGCCATGCACCGGCAGGCCGACCGGCTTGCCTATGCCCATACCAGCTTCTTCACCAGCGACGTCGCCGAAGCGCTCGCCGACCGGCTCGTGGCGGACGCTCCGGCCGGGATCAGCCATTGCTATTTCGTCTCGGGCGGCTCGGAGGCGGTCGAGGCCGCGCTCAAGATGGCGCGGCAGTATTTCGTCGAGATCGGCGAGCCGCAGCGCCGCAACATCATCGCCCGCAGGCAAAGCTACCACGGCAACACGCTCGGCGCGCTCGCGACCGGCGGCAACGAATGGCGCCGCGCGCAGTTCCGGCCGCTGCTCATCGACACGCATCACATTGATCCCTGCTTCGCCTATCGTTTCCAGGAAGCGGGCGAGACGGATGCAGAATATGCCGCGCGCGCGGCACAGGCGCTGGAGGACAAGATCCTCGAGCTCGGGCCTGAAACGATCATGGCCTTCGTTGCCGAAACGGTGGTCGGCGCGACGGCAGGCGCCGTGCCGCCGGTGGCGGATTACCTCCGCCGCATCCGCGAAATCTGCGACCGCCACGGCGTCCTGCTGATCCTCGACGAGGTCATGTGCGGCATGGGCCGCACCGGAACGCTGCATGCCTGCGAGCAGGACGGCGTCGTTCCCGACCTGATGACGATCGCCAAAGGGCTGGGCGGCGGCTATCAACCGATCGGCGCCGTCCTGCTCAGCCGAAAGATATTCGATGCGTTCGCGAACGGCTCGGGCCTTTTCCAGCACGGCCACACCTATATCGGCCATCCCATGGCCTGTGCGGCGGCACTTGCCGTTCGGGAGGTGATCGCCCGCGACAGGCTGCTCGAAAACGTCAGAGCCATGGGCCACTATCTGTCGCGCCGGCTTGGCGAGCGGTTCAGCAATCATCCTAATGTCGGCGACGTCCGCGGGCGCGGCCTGTTCATGGGCGTCGAACTGGTCGAAGACCGTTCGACCAGGCAGCCGTTCGATCCGAAGCGGAAACTGCATGCGAGGATCAAGAAGGCGGCGATGGCGCGTGGGCTTCTCGTGTACCCCATGGGAGGCACGATCGACGGGGTCAATGGCGACCACGTGCTTCTCGCGCCACCGTTCATCAGCGGCGAGCAGGTCATCGATGCGATCGTCGAACGCCTCGACGATGCCATCCGGGATGCATTGCGGGCCTGA
- a CDS encoding 3-keto-5-aminohexanoate cleavage protein produces MRNGTTEGQAASGRSDSVVIAVAPNGGRRTKVDHSALPITPEELASVAAASLDAGAAMIHVHVRDRDGGHLLDAEAYRAATAAIKARVGEGLVVQITSEALEMYQPEQQMRVVLETRPEAVSLALREFVPDEAHESAFAAFLQKLRVEKIAPQVILYSPEEATRLAALAKRGVIPFDNVPVLYVLGRYTVGQKSSPADLLPFLAPGTAPFRHWMVCAFGACETACVTAAALLGGHARVGFENNLLLPDGALASGNQDLVAATRRAVEACGLRLAGADALRAQWAFD; encoded by the coding sequence ATGCGCAACGGCACAACTGAAGGGCAGGCCGCTTCCGGGCGATCCGATTCGGTCGTCATCGCCGTGGCGCCCAATGGCGGCAGGCGCACGAAGGTGGATCATTCCGCCTTGCCGATCACCCCCGAAGAACTGGCGAGCGTTGCCGCAGCCTCGCTCGATGCCGGCGCTGCCATGATCCATGTCCATGTCCGCGACCGCGATGGAGGTCACCTGCTGGACGCCGAGGCTTATCGGGCCGCGACGGCGGCGATCAAAGCTCGCGTCGGCGAAGGTCTGGTGGTCCAGATCACGAGTGAGGCCTTGGAGATGTATCAACCAGAGCAGCAGATGCGCGTGGTGCTTGAGACGCGCCCCGAAGCGGTTTCGCTGGCCTTGCGCGAATTCGTCCCGGATGAAGCGCACGAAAGCGCCTTCGCTGCGTTTCTCCAAAAGTTGCGGGTGGAGAAGATCGCGCCGCAGGTCATCCTCTATTCGCCGGAAGAAGCGACCCGGCTGGCGGCGCTCGCGAAGCGCGGCGTGATACCCTTCGACAACGTGCCCGTTCTCTATGTGCTTGGTCGCTACACGGTCGGGCAGAAATCCAGCCCTGCCGACTTGCTGCCGTTTCTGGCCCCCGGCACTGCCCCATTCAGGCATTGGATGGTCTGCGCCTTCGGCGCTTGCGAGACGGCCTGCGTCACCGCCGCGGCACTGCTTGGGGGGCACGCGCGCGTCGGATTCGAAAACAATCTTTTGCTCCCCGATGGAGCGCTGGCTTCCGGAAATCAGGACCTTGTCGCGGCCACCAGACGGGCGGTCGAAGCGTGTGGGCTGAGGCTTGCCGGTGCGGACGCGTTGCGAGCCCAATGGGCCTTCGACTAG
- the glnP gene encoding glutamine ABC transporter permease GlnP: MDFDWSVIWQALPELLKGARLTVLIALAGLAGGLVIGFTAGLARAYGNAVLNAIAFLYVELIRGTPIIVQVMFIYFALPILADVRINPLAAAIMAIVINAGAYIAEIVRGSFLSVHRGLREAGLALGLPFWKVLFYIIGPLAFRRMIPALGNQFIVSLKDTSLFIVIGVGELTRQGQEIMAANFRAVEIWSAVAMFYLIMTGTLTLILRLTEKRMRIL, encoded by the coding sequence ATGGATTTCGATTGGTCCGTTATCTGGCAGGCCCTGCCTGAGCTCTTGAAAGGAGCGCGCCTCACCGTGCTGATCGCGCTCGCCGGGCTCGCCGGCGGGCTGGTGATCGGCTTCACCGCCGGCCTGGCGCGCGCCTACGGCAATGCCGTTCTCAACGCGATCGCCTTCCTCTATGTGGAGCTGATACGCGGCACGCCGATCATCGTGCAGGTCATGTTCATCTATTTCGCATTGCCGATTCTTGCCGATGTCCGCATCAACCCGCTGGCGGCCGCCATCATGGCAATCGTCATCAATGCCGGCGCCTATATCGCCGAGATCGTGCGCGGCTCGTTTCTTTCCGTCCATCGCGGCTTGCGCGAAGCCGGCCTGGCGCTTGGCCTGCCGTTCTGGAAGGTGCTTTTCTACATCATCGGTCCACTCGCGTTCCGCCGCATGATCCCGGCGCTCGGCAACCAGTTCATCGTCAGCCTGAAGGACACGTCGCTGTTTATCGTCATCGGCGTCGGCGAGCTCACCCGGCAGGGCCAGGAAATCATGGCGGCCAACTTCCGTGCCGTCGAGATCTGGTCCGCCGTGGCCATGTTCTACCTGATCATGACCGGCACGCTTACGCTGATCCTCAGGCTGACCGAGAAGAGGATGCGCATCCTGTGA
- the glnH gene encoding glutamine ABC transporter substrate-binding protein GlnH, with the protein MKFALASLTAAAAVAATLVLGQPAFAADLIVATDTAFVPFEFKEGDKYVGFDIDLWAAIAKDIGVTYTLQPMDFNGIIPALQTKQVDVGLAGITIKDERKKVIDFSDGYYDSGFLLMVPVDSAIKGPDDLAGKTLAVKTGTSATDYAKEHFKDTELRLFPNSDNAYLEVATGRADAAMHDTPNVLYYIKTNGQGKVKTVGPQMMAQQYGIAFPKGSELVAKVNASIAKLKSDGTYNTIYKKWFGTEPPKS; encoded by the coding sequence ATGAAGTTCGCGCTTGCAAGCCTCACCGCCGCAGCGGCCGTCGCGGCAACACTTGTGCTTGGCCAACCTGCCTTTGCCGCCGACCTGATCGTGGCGACGGACACCGCCTTTGTTCCGTTCGAATTCAAGGAGGGCGACAAGTATGTCGGCTTCGACATCGACCTGTGGGCGGCAATCGCCAAGGACATTGGCGTGACCTACACGCTGCAGCCGATGGACTTCAACGGCATCATTCCGGCGCTGCAGACCAAGCAGGTCGACGTCGGCCTTGCCGGCATCACCATCAAGGATGAACGCAAGAAGGTCATCGACTTTTCGGATGGCTATTACGACAGCGGCTTCCTGCTGATGGTGCCGGTCGACAGTGCGATCAAGGGTCCGGACGATCTCGCCGGCAAGACGCTTGCCGTCAAGACCGGCACCTCAGCCACCGACTACGCCAAGGAGCACTTCAAGGACACCGAGTTGCGCCTGTTCCCGAACAGCGACAATGCCTATCTGGAAGTCGCGACCGGGCGCGCCGACGCCGCCATGCACGACACACCGAACGTGCTTTACTACATCAAGACCAACGGCCAGGGGAAAGTGAAGACCGTCGGCCCGCAAATGATGGCCCAGCAATATGGCATCGCCTTCCCGAAGGGCAGCGAGCTCGTCGCCAAGGTCAACGCGTCGATCGCCAAGCTGAAAAGCGACGGCACCTATAACACGATCTACAAGAAGTGGTTCGGCACCGAACCGCCAAAGAGCTGA
- a CDS encoding DUF1629 domain-containing protein, whose protein sequence is MAWYIATSLRNEDRPKLTVAPENVAAYDKVCDAMTAQYEQLPKDDPLYAVADPVEMINGFELPDFEPFEIKIRGSSADLPDIISTGMGWLVSDKVRAEIERIEPGRHKFLPARLATDTETGIDRWRFLDICGRLDCVALDASEGVFKRVYDPELPEYFRYLEEGGSKTKIAIWRSCAEGRAIWYDYRIKRRFISDEFAEFIQRECIRGWSLTTFDRPNRVREVEGGID, encoded by the coding sequence ATGGCGTGGTATATCGCAACATCTCTCCGCAACGAGGACCGCCCAAAGCTGACGGTCGCTCCGGAAAACGTGGCCGCATACGACAAGGTGTGCGACGCGATGACTGCGCAATATGAGCAATTGCCGAAAGACGATCCGCTGTACGCCGTTGCCGATCCCGTCGAGATGATCAACGGTTTCGAACTCCCGGACTTCGAACCGTTCGAGATCAAGATCAGGGGAAGCTCGGCCGACCTTCCCGACATCATCAGTACCGGAATGGGCTGGCTGGTGAGCGACAAAGTCAGGGCCGAGATCGAGCGGATCGAGCCCGGTCGCCACAAGTTTCTCCCGGCCCGCCTTGCCACGGACACGGAGACGGGGATCGACCGCTGGAGATTCCTCGACATTTGCGGGCGGCTGGACTGCGTCGCGCTCGATGCTTCGGAAGGCGTATTCAAACGGGTCTACGATCCGGAACTGCCCGAATACTTCCGCTACCTGGAAGAGGGCGGAAGCAAGACCAAGATCGCGATCTGGCGATCCTGCGCGGAAGGTCGTGCCATCTGGTACGACTATCGCATCAAACGCCGGTTTATTTCCGACGAATTCGCAGAATTCATTCAACGAGAATGCATTCGCGGGTGGTCTCTGACGACTTTTGACCGGCCCAATCGAGTGCGCGAAGTCGAGGGGGGCATCGACTGA
- a CDS encoding MurR/RpiR family transcriptional regulator: MIRAPLSDAIVEIFDTLPSQLQGAARYLLDNPEDVALLSMREQARRAGLQPWTMVRLAKRLGFDGYEPLRSLYANAMRQGELGFAGKAGAQLARQKQVGDRALAAEMIRSLSAQVAELGETDRLESLVAAAEALHAARRIFCLGLRSSHPVVAHFAYVMSFLGEKAVMLDAASGAGTDAIRLAADEDVLLVVSVAPYTRTTVDLARRAAANGVPVIALTDSAVSPLVGLAGLSVLIATESPSFFHTMAPAFIVGEVLAALIAGKGGEGSLAAIRRTEDQLSQLDIHILTPRGRRKA; encoded by the coding sequence ATGATCCGCGCGCCACTCTCCGATGCCATCGTCGAGATCTTCGACACCTTGCCCTCCCAGTTGCAGGGCGCTGCGCGCTATCTGCTCGACAATCCCGAAGACGTCGCGCTGTTGTCGATGCGCGAGCAGGCCCGTCGCGCCGGCTTGCAGCCCTGGACGATGGTGCGCCTGGCGAAACGGCTGGGCTTCGACGGCTACGAACCGCTGCGGTCGCTCTACGCCAACGCCATGCGACAAGGAGAACTCGGCTTTGCGGGCAAGGCCGGCGCGCAGCTCGCGCGGCAAAAGCAGGTTGGCGACCGGGCGTTGGCCGCCGAGATGATCAGGTCGCTGTCGGCCCAAGTCGCCGAACTCGGCGAGACCGACCGGCTCGAGTCTCTGGTCGCCGCCGCCGAGGCGCTGCATGCGGCGCGCCGGATATTCTGCCTCGGGCTGCGCTCCAGCCATCCGGTCGTCGCGCATTTCGCCTATGTCATGTCCTTCCTCGGCGAAAAGGCCGTCATGCTGGACGCCGCATCGGGAGCCGGTACCGACGCCATTCGCCTGGCGGCCGACGAGGACGTGCTGCTCGTGGTCAGCGTCGCCCCCTACACCAGGACAACCGTCGACCTTGCCCGTCGCGCGGCAGCCAATGGCGTGCCGGTGATCGCGCTCACCGACAGCGCCGTATCGCCGCTCGTCGGTTTGGCTGGACTTTCGGTCCTGATCGCGACCGAAAGCCCGTCCTTCTTCCACACCATGGCGCCGGCCTTCATCGTCGGCGAGGTTCTCGCGGCGCTGATCGCCGGCAAGGGGGGAGAAGGTTCGCTCGCCGCCATTCGCCGCACCGAGGATCAACTGTCCCAACTCGACATCCACATTCTGACGCCGCGCGGCCGGAGGAAAGCATGA
- a CDS encoding MFS transporter, whose amino-acid sequence MTFGLKLAPQHRVYAGFGIYSFAMGNIFPRLPDIKHAMGIADGTLGLSLIGTPIGTLIALTLAAPILERVGFRRALLWLVPLLALVYAIAVHASGPVALFLMLLPIGLMIGSVEIILNVEADRTEFLLKRRIMNRAHSFWSAGFFGAGLFGGAMAHLGLSPQLHLALVVPMVAVAMALFLGGYEPAPARFATSGDTAPMFARPTLPILVLVAVTLSAMLLEGASIDWSAIYMRTVFESGPFIAGLTVALFAFSQAATRFFADSFVDRHSPSGVARTLLATMAAGVVVVFFSPAPFVSMFGFVLLGIGSSAIFPLAISAAAQRSDRPAAINVAALSQISFIAFLLGPPLLGFVSDHWGIRSAFGIGIPFIALSLLTAGSLGRRPTLAEVGSGTTQEALARANEA is encoded by the coding sequence ATGACCTTTGGCCTCAAACTCGCCCCTCAGCACCGCGTCTATGCCGGGTTCGGGATCTATTCCTTCGCCATGGGCAACATTTTCCCACGGCTGCCCGACATCAAGCACGCGATGGGCATCGCAGACGGAACACTGGGGCTCAGTCTGATAGGGACGCCCATCGGCACCTTGATCGCGCTGACGCTGGCAGCGCCGATCCTGGAACGTGTCGGCTTCCGCCGGGCGCTGCTCTGGCTGGTCCCGCTTCTGGCGCTTGTCTACGCCATCGCCGTGCACGCGTCCGGGCCGGTCGCGCTGTTTCTGATGCTGCTTCCTATCGGCCTGATGATCGGCAGCGTCGAAATCATTCTCAACGTCGAGGCCGACAGAACCGAGTTCCTGCTCAAGCGACGCATCATGAACCGCGCGCATTCATTCTGGAGCGCGGGCTTCTTCGGCGCCGGCCTGTTCGGCGGCGCCATGGCGCATCTCGGCCTGTCACCGCAACTCCACCTGGCCCTCGTCGTGCCGATGGTGGCCGTTGCGATGGCGCTGTTTCTCGGCGGCTACGAGCCGGCCCCTGCGCGCTTTGCCACCTCCGGCGACACGGCGCCCATGTTTGCGCGGCCGACACTGCCGATCCTCGTGCTCGTCGCGGTGACGCTTTCGGCGATGCTGCTGGAAGGCGCGAGCATCGACTGGTCGGCCATCTATATGCGGACCGTCTTCGAATCCGGCCCGTTCATCGCCGGCTTAACGGTGGCTCTGTTTGCGTTCTCGCAGGCGGCGACGCGCTTCTTTGCCGACAGCTTCGTCGACCGCCACTCGCCGAGCGGCGTGGCGCGCACCCTCCTGGCGACGATGGCCGCCGGCGTCGTCGTGGTCTTCTTCTCGCCCGCGCCATTTGTCTCGATGTTCGGCTTCGTGCTCCTGGGCATCGGGAGCAGCGCCATCTTCCCGCTGGCGATTTCGGCAGCCGCGCAGCGAAGCGACCGCCCGGCGGCCATCAACGTGGCGGCATTGTCGCAAATCTCCTTCATTGCTTTCCTGCTCGGCCCGCCGCTGCTCGGCTTCGTCTCCGACCACTGGGGCATTCGCTCGGCCTTCGGCATCGGCATCCCGTTCATCGCACTCAGCCTGCTGACAGCGGGCTCTCTTGGCCGGCGCCCCACGCTGGCCGAGGTGGGATCCGGCACGACCCAGGAAGCGCTGGCGCGGGCCAACGAGGCATAA
- a CDS encoding MurR/RpiR family transcriptional regulator yields the protein MPEEAIAEPPRTIEELRALALSVGRDEAGFSLGSKAHDVFAKLVEAPEQSAVRSISELAAQFGINPSTLTRLAKRLGFEGFGDFQAVFRKAIANDQQYFYSRQAGRLLATPSAGDAEVEVFAQLAQETAANVDAFLGQLDGASLKGATKLLASARRVRIHGVRQFHSLASFLTYCLGMVRSDVALLDAPRLGVAEALSQLDKGDVVIIASCAPYTRSVAEVGRIAAANGQTVMAITDSRSSPLVPPAKHAFFIPHASSFYSNSMGAYVVFCEALLNLVARELGDKALNSLAGRERLIAEMNIEVG from the coding sequence ATGCCTGAGGAAGCCATAGCGGAGCCGCCGCGCACCATCGAAGAACTCAGGGCGCTGGCGCTCTCGGTCGGCCGCGACGAGGCTGGCTTCTCCCTCGGCTCGAAGGCGCATGACGTGTTCGCCAAGCTGGTGGAGGCTCCGGAACAATCGGCGGTGCGCTCGATCTCGGAGCTCGCCGCTCAGTTCGGCATCAATCCATCGACACTGACCAGGCTGGCGAAACGTCTCGGCTTCGAAGGTTTTGGCGATTTCCAGGCCGTCTTCCGCAAGGCCATCGCAAACGACCAGCAATATTTCTACAGCCGCCAGGCCGGACGGTTGCTGGCGACTCCGTCCGCCGGCGATGCAGAGGTCGAGGTTTTCGCGCAGTTGGCGCAGGAAACGGCGGCGAATGTCGACGCTTTCCTGGGCCAGTTGGATGGCGCGTCGCTGAAGGGGGCGACGAAGCTGCTCGCAAGCGCGCGTCGCGTGCGCATCCATGGCGTTCGCCAGTTCCATTCGCTGGCGAGCTTTCTCACCTATTGCCTGGGAATGGTGCGCTCCGACGTCGCGCTCCTGGACGCGCCGCGGCTGGGTGTCGCCGAGGCGCTCTCACAGCTGGATAAAGGCGACGTCGTCATCATCGCAAGCTGCGCGCCCTATACGAGGAGCGTCGCCGAGGTGGGTCGCATCGCCGCTGCGAACGGCCAAACCGTAATGGCGATCACCGATTCCCGATCCTCGCCGCTCGTCCCTCCGGCCAAGCACGCCTTCTTCATTCCCCATGCCAGCAGTTTCTATTCGAACAGCATGGGTGCCTATGTCGTCTTTTGCGAAGCGCTGCTCAACCTCGTCGCCCGGGAACTGGGCGACAAGGCTCTGAACTCGCTGGCCGGGCGCGAGCGTCTGATTGCAGAAATGAACATAGAAGTCGGCTGA